A single window of Rhodococcus jostii RHA1 DNA harbors:
- the recC gene encoding exodeoxyribonuclease V subunit gamma encodes MLVLHRAERSTTLASALGDVLATPLSDPFAREVVAVPAKGVERWLTQRLSTALGARPGVGDGVAANIDFPSPTRLVDECLAAATGVSADDDPWNPSRVLWALLGVVDDCLSEPWCAVLAKHLGHGLPDRDPDDHRPGRRYATASHLTDLFRSYAAQRPAMLVDWAGGRDTDGAGGPLDDDLLWQAELWRRLREKIGSPAPAERLDSACARLRAEPDLVELPARLSLFGPTRLATDQIAVLAALAVNRDVHLWLPHPSPTMWSSLSTADSVLARADDPTALSVAHPLLSSLARDVRELESRLTRLDVDDLHHEGPAPRDSLLGCLQADVRDDRAPALAECTADTSVQVHACHGPARQVEVLRECLLHLFEDDPTLEPRDVLVMCPDVESYAPLIRAAFGQDVLGHPGHRLRVRLADRALHQTNPVLAVVSTLLELADARVTASQVLDLSAAAPVRRRFRFGDDDLERIREWATATGARWGIGPRQRAAFGLGDFPQNTFTTALDRILLGAAADESDGEWLALALPLDDVDSNDIDLTGRLAEFVDRLDVALRGLGGPQSVADWSSALTRALDLLVDVSAADTWQLAQARRELGSAMEHGGDAVLRLSDVRAMLATRLAGRPTRANFRTGELTVCTMVPMRSVPHRVVVLLGLDDEVFPRGVSVDGDDVLARNPLLGERDPRSEDRQLLLDAVMSASEKLLLFYTGADPVTGMSRPPAIPLSELLDAVAATVGSDALPGIVTRHPLQPFDARNFRPEHPFSFDRAALAGARAAQHPPEPEPAFLPAPLVPPPLGDVDLADLIAFLVHPTQAFLRQRLGLRVPDVDEDLADALEVSPDPLARWDLGQRMLVARLTGVELADFRAAEWRRGTLPPFKLGESVLGGIEHAVESLVAVSGSVHVGRAETVDVDVDLGSGRRLTGTVGGVHGSVIATTTYSKLGPKHRLAAWAQLLAVAASDNETEWTAVTTGRGAYSRPAWRSTLTAPENALEELVRLVELRDLGLHAPLPIATGASAAYAERRHGGSSMEDAIEAARKEWSSDFGDSRDRHITYVYGSSPGIDVLGDAVTIENYARQLWAPLLAAETLAQP; translated from the coding sequence GTGCTCGTACTGCATCGCGCCGAGCGTTCCACCACTCTCGCGTCGGCTCTCGGCGACGTGCTCGCGACCCCGCTGTCCGATCCGTTCGCCCGGGAGGTCGTGGCTGTCCCGGCGAAGGGGGTGGAGCGCTGGCTCACACAGCGGCTCTCGACCGCGCTCGGTGCCCGGCCCGGCGTCGGCGACGGGGTGGCCGCGAACATCGACTTCCCGTCACCGACCCGGCTCGTCGACGAGTGCCTCGCCGCCGCCACCGGGGTGTCCGCCGACGACGATCCGTGGAATCCGTCCCGGGTGCTGTGGGCGTTGCTCGGCGTCGTCGACGACTGCCTCAGTGAGCCCTGGTGCGCCGTCCTCGCGAAACACCTCGGGCACGGTCTCCCGGACCGCGACCCGGACGATCACCGGCCGGGCCGGCGCTACGCCACCGCGTCACACCTCACCGATCTGTTCCGCAGCTACGCCGCGCAGCGGCCGGCGATGCTGGTCGACTGGGCCGGTGGTCGCGACACCGACGGTGCGGGCGGTCCACTCGACGACGACCTTCTCTGGCAGGCCGAACTGTGGCGGCGGCTGCGCGAGAAGATCGGCAGCCCCGCTCCCGCCGAGCGGCTCGACTCCGCCTGCGCCCGGCTGCGCGCGGAACCGGATCTCGTCGAACTCCCCGCCCGATTATCACTGTTCGGTCCGACGCGGCTCGCGACCGATCAGATCGCCGTCCTCGCCGCCCTCGCCGTCAATCGTGATGTGCACCTGTGGCTTCCGCATCCGAGTCCCACCATGTGGTCGTCGTTGTCGACGGCGGACAGCGTGCTCGCACGTGCCGACGACCCCACCGCGCTGTCCGTCGCCCACCCGCTGCTGTCGAGCCTGGCGCGGGACGTCCGCGAACTCGAGTCGAGGCTGACCCGCCTCGACGTCGACGACCTCCACCACGAGGGGCCTGCGCCCCGCGACTCCCTGCTGGGGTGCCTCCAGGCGGATGTCCGGGACGACCGGGCGCCCGCGCTCGCCGAATGCACGGCCGACACCTCCGTCCAGGTCCACGCCTGTCACGGACCGGCCCGCCAGGTGGAGGTCCTGCGCGAATGCCTCCTACATCTCTTCGAGGACGATCCGACTCTCGAACCGCGTGACGTGCTCGTCATGTGCCCCGACGTCGAGTCGTACGCCCCGCTGATCCGGGCGGCGTTCGGGCAGGACGTGCTCGGGCATCCCGGCCATCGTCTGCGGGTTCGGCTCGCGGACCGTGCCCTGCACCAGACCAATCCGGTTCTCGCCGTGGTGTCGACTCTCCTCGAACTCGCCGACGCGAGGGTGACGGCGAGCCAGGTCCTCGACCTGTCGGCGGCCGCGCCGGTGCGCAGGCGGTTCCGGTTCGGCGACGACGACCTCGAACGGATCCGGGAGTGGGCGACCGCGACAGGAGCCCGCTGGGGAATCGGTCCGCGGCAGCGCGCGGCGTTCGGTCTCGGCGACTTCCCGCAGAACACGTTCACCACCGCGCTCGACCGCATCCTGCTCGGTGCCGCCGCCGACGAGTCCGACGGCGAATGGCTCGCCCTGGCGCTGCCGCTCGACGACGTCGACAGCAACGACATCGACCTCACCGGTCGGCTCGCCGAATTCGTCGACCGGCTCGACGTCGCGCTGCGCGGGCTCGGCGGGCCGCAGTCGGTCGCGGACTGGTCGAGCGCGCTCACCCGGGCACTCGATCTGCTCGTCGACGTCAGCGCCGCCGACACGTGGCAACTCGCGCAGGCGCGACGAGAACTCGGGTCGGCGATGGAGCACGGCGGCGACGCGGTCCTGCGACTGTCGGACGTGCGCGCGATGCTGGCCACCCGGCTCGCGGGCCGCCCCACCCGCGCGAACTTCCGCACCGGCGAGCTGACGGTGTGCACCATGGTGCCGATGCGGTCGGTGCCGCACCGCGTGGTCGTTCTCCTCGGCCTCGACGACGAAGTGTTCCCGCGCGGGGTGAGCGTGGACGGCGACGACGTGCTGGCCCGTAATCCGCTTCTCGGCGAACGCGACCCGCGCAGCGAGGACCGGCAGTTGCTGCTCGACGCCGTGATGTCGGCGAGTGAGAAACTCCTGCTGTTCTATACGGGCGCCGACCCCGTCACCGGCATGTCCCGGCCGCCGGCGATCCCGCTGTCCGAATTGCTCGACGCGGTGGCGGCCACCGTCGGGAGCGACGCCCTGCCCGGTATCGTGACCCGGCATCCGTTGCAGCCGTTCGATGCACGCAACTTCCGGCCCGAGCACCCGTTCAGTTTCGATCGGGCGGCGCTGGCCGGTGCCCGTGCCGCGCAGCACCCGCCTGAACCGGAGCCCGCATTCCTGCCGGCACCGTTGGTGCCGCCGCCCCTCGGGGACGTCGATCTCGCGGACCTCATCGCGTTCCTGGTGCACCCGACGCAGGCGTTTCTGCGGCAACGGCTGGGGCTGCGGGTCCCTGACGTGGACGAGGACCTCGCCGACGCACTGGAGGTGTCGCCCGATCCGCTGGCCCGGTGGGATCTCGGCCAGAGGATGCTCGTCGCGAGGCTGACGGGAGTCGAACTGGCCGACTTCCGCGCCGCGGAGTGGCGCCGCGGGACGTTGCCGCCGTTCAAGTTGGGGGAGTCGGTGCTCGGTGGAATCGAGCACGCGGTCGAGTCGCTCGTCGCCGTCAGCGGGTCCGTGCATGTCGGGCGGGCGGAAACCGTGGACGTCGATGTCGATCTCGGTTCCGGACGGCGCCTCACCGGCACCGTCGGCGGGGTGCACGGGTCGGTGATCGCGACCACCACGTATTCGAAGTTGGGGCCGAAACACCGCCTCGCCGCCTGGGCGCAATTGCTGGCGGTCGCGGCGTCCGACAACGAGACCGAATGGACTGCCGTGACGACCGGCCGCGGCGCGTACAGCCGTCCGGCGTGGCGCTCGACCCTTACCGCACCCGAGAACGCACTGGAGGAGTTGGTGCGACTCGTCGAACTGCGCGATCTGGGGCTGCACGCGCCGTTGCCGATCGCCACGGGCGCGTCGGCGGCGTATGCCGAACGACGCCACGGCGGCAGCAGCATGGAGGACGCGATCGAGGCGGCCCGGAAGGAATGGAGCAGTGACTTCGGTGACTCACGCGACCGGCACATCACGTACGTGTACGGGTCCTCACCGGGCATCGACGTCCTCGGCGACGCGGTGACCATCGAGAACTACGCCCGGCAACTGTGGGCGCCGCTGCTCGCCGCCGAGACGTTGGCGCAGCCGTGA
- a CDS encoding ANTAR domain-containing protein: MTAPSYSTRTAVDIAVGILIAFRGCSENDAFTELAATSRRHKVALARTARALIAFIQTHHHDLPASDVTAAALQWSHATPYRGAFGTAA, encoded by the coding sequence ATGACAGCGCCCAGCTACTCCACCCGCACGGCCGTCGACATCGCGGTCGGCATTCTCATCGCCTTCCGCGGATGCTCCGAGAACGACGCGTTCACCGAACTCGCGGCGACGTCCCGCCGACACAAGGTCGCCCTCGCGCGCACCGCCCGCGCACTGATCGCGTTCATCCAGACCCATCACCACGACCTTCCCGCGTCCGACGTCACGGCTGCCGCTCTGCAGTGGAGCCACGCCACTCCGTACCGCGGCGCGTTCGGTACGGCCGCGTGA
- a CDS encoding UvrD-helicase domain-containing protein, whose translation MGAAARRRDVGAAVTGARGFDLLGPLPEGTTVLEASAGTGKTYAIVGLAARFVAEGGVDLSQLLLVTFSRAATQELRERTRERFGSAAAALADPAAARLSADQLIRHLAEADTGEVTLRRRRLLQALSDFDAATIVTTHSFCQRMLDGLGIAGERDPDTVLVEAADDLTTEVIADLYLRAYSRVESAPFTPAEATAAARAAIFDPQAVLAPEDTRGTPAGDRVAFAEAVRAEVERRKRAVGLRDFDDLPMLLHRVLSDPEHGAAACRRVRERYGVVLVDEFQDTDPLQWDILRRTFHGSGTVVLVGDPKQAIYAFRGAEVLSYLDAVRSADRHQELTTNWRSDQELLDGLEYLHGGAALGHPEIVVHRVDGARPKSRLTGAAPLRLRYLPRTGAGPINKSGYPAVGPLRKRIAADLAADVVALLDGGATLDVGGDTRLVEPGDIAVLVRTNAQITLVHDALDRAGVPSVLAGGASVFTTPAAQHWLWILQAIEQPHRSDRVRLAALTPLLGHTAEELDARGDDIVAEVGGQLRELGAVFAQSGFAALFERLSAVAALEARLLRVAAGERALTDLRHVAQLLNGAAVEQSLGLTAVTRWLTERMKDPSSGGVDRSRRLDSDAAAVQIATVHASKGLEFPLVYLPYAWDAAKISKPSKLLLHDDDGRRILDVGGPGSPGYADRRNRHDAEEAGEELRLLYVAVTRAMCGLVVWWAPAFTTAGAPLHRMILGRQPGQREVPQKVTVPEDPVVAERLSAWGTAAPETVTVEAVGSDPIVRVGWTPQREPRGDLEAARFRRLLDTRWRRTSYSALTASAHDAPAVGSEAEVEEKTDEPAEPPLQAPADITSGVASTMNELPGGATFGTLVHAVFEIVDTAAPDLDAEVLRCCRDVIASTLSDIDPAQLATALLPVLRTPLGAGAETTLADIAPADLLAELDFELPLAGGDTPSLTVMLDGVGELLRTHLPVDDPLRSYADAVQTLEPTPLRGYLTGSIDAVLRLPGPRYVVVDYKTNRLAQGDLTTAHYTRESMAAEMVRAHYPLQALLYSVALHRYLRWRQPNYDPAVHLGGVQYLFVRGMVGPDTPPGCGVFDWAPPAALITELSDLLSGSASEHEGTR comes from the coding sequence GTGGGCGCCGCTGCTCGCCGCCGAGACGTTGGCGCAGCCGTGACCGGCGCGCGCGGTTTCGACCTCCTCGGTCCGCTGCCGGAGGGTACGACGGTGCTCGAGGCGAGCGCCGGCACCGGCAAGACGTACGCGATCGTCGGCCTGGCCGCCCGCTTCGTCGCCGAGGGAGGCGTGGACCTGTCCCAGCTGTTGCTGGTGACGTTCAGCCGGGCGGCCACGCAGGAGCTGCGGGAACGCACCCGTGAACGATTCGGTTCCGCCGCAGCCGCATTGGCCGATCCGGCAGCGGCACGGCTGAGCGCGGATCAGCTGATCCGGCATCTCGCCGAAGCCGACACCGGCGAGGTGACGCTGCGGCGCCGGCGCCTGCTGCAAGCATTGTCGGACTTCGACGCCGCCACCATCGTCACCACCCACAGCTTCTGTCAGCGCATGCTCGACGGGCTCGGCATCGCGGGCGAACGCGACCCCGACACGGTCCTGGTCGAGGCCGCCGACGACCTCACGACGGAGGTGATCGCCGACCTGTACCTGCGCGCCTACAGTCGCGTCGAGTCGGCCCCGTTCACGCCGGCGGAGGCCACCGCGGCCGCCCGGGCCGCCATCTTCGACCCGCAGGCCGTGCTCGCCCCGGAAGATACGCGGGGCACCCCGGCCGGGGACCGGGTGGCGTTCGCCGAGGCGGTGCGCGCCGAAGTCGAACGGCGCAAACGCGCAGTGGGTCTGCGTGACTTCGACGATCTGCCGATGCTGCTCCACCGCGTCCTCAGCGATCCCGAGCACGGTGCGGCGGCCTGCCGGCGTGTCCGCGAACGCTACGGCGTGGTGCTCGTCGACGAGTTCCAGGACACCGACCCGCTGCAATGGGACATTCTGCGCCGCACGTTCCACGGCAGCGGAACGGTGGTGCTCGTCGGCGATCCGAAGCAGGCCATCTACGCGTTCCGCGGCGCGGAGGTGCTCAGCTATCTGGACGCGGTGCGGTCGGCCGACCGTCACCAGGAGTTGACCACCAACTGGCGCAGCGATCAGGAACTCCTCGACGGCCTCGAATATCTGCACGGCGGCGCCGCGCTCGGGCATCCCGAGATCGTGGTGCACCGCGTCGACGGTGCGAGACCGAAGTCGCGTCTGACGGGCGCCGCGCCGCTACGGCTGCGGTATCTGCCGAGGACCGGCGCCGGGCCGATCAACAAGTCGGGATACCCCGCGGTCGGGCCGCTCCGGAAGCGGATCGCGGCAGACCTCGCCGCCGACGTCGTCGCTCTCCTCGACGGCGGCGCGACACTCGACGTCGGGGGCGACACCCGACTCGTCGAACCCGGCGACATCGCCGTCCTGGTGCGCACCAACGCGCAGATCACACTGGTCCACGACGCCCTCGACCGGGCGGGTGTGCCGTCCGTGCTCGCCGGCGGGGCCAGTGTCTTCACCACTCCGGCTGCGCAGCACTGGCTTTGGATCCTGCAGGCCATCGAGCAACCGCACCGGTCCGACCGGGTGCGGCTGGCCGCGCTCACCCCGCTGCTCGGACACACGGCCGAGGAACTCGACGCTCGCGGCGACGACATCGTCGCCGAGGTCGGTGGGCAGCTCCGGGAGCTGGGCGCGGTGTTCGCCCAGTCCGGTTTCGCGGCGCTGTTCGAACGACTGTCCGCGGTCGCCGCGCTGGAGGCGAGACTCCTGCGGGTGGCAGCGGGCGAGCGGGCACTGACCGATCTCCGGCACGTGGCGCAGTTGCTCAACGGTGCCGCCGTCGAGCAGTCGCTCGGTCTGACGGCCGTCACCCGCTGGCTCACCGAGCGCATGAAGGATCCGTCCTCGGGTGGGGTGGACCGCAGCCGACGACTCGACAGCGACGCCGCGGCGGTGCAGATCGCGACCGTCCACGCCAGCAAGGGCCTCGAATTCCCGCTCGTGTACCTGCCGTACGCCTGGGACGCCGCCAAGATCTCGAAACCGAGCAAACTGCTGCTGCACGACGACGACGGACGACGCATCCTCGACGTCGGTGGTCCGGGCAGCCCCGGCTACGCGGACCGCAGGAACCGGCACGACGCGGAAGAGGCGGGGGAGGAGTTGCGGCTGCTGTATGTCGCGGTCACCCGGGCGATGTGCGGGCTCGTGGTGTGGTGGGCACCGGCGTTCACGACGGCGGGCGCGCCGCTGCACCGGATGATCCTGGGACGGCAGCCCGGGCAGCGGGAGGTCCCGCAGAAGGTCACCGTTCCCGAGGATCCGGTTGTCGCGGAACGGTTGTCCGCGTGGGGGACGGCAGCTCCGGAGACGGTGACCGTCGAGGCGGTGGGTTCCGACCCGATCGTGCGGGTCGGGTGGACACCACAGCGGGAGCCCCGCGGAGACCTGGAAGCCGCCCGCTTCCGGCGGCTGCTCGACACGCGATGGCGTCGCACGTCGTATTCGGCGTTGACGGCATCTGCGCACGACGCGCCCGCGGTGGGCAGTGAGGCCGAGGTCGAGGAGAAGACGGACGAACCGGCCGAACCTCCCTTACAGGCGCCGGCCGACATCACTTCGGGGGTGGCGTCGACGATGAACGAGCTGCCCGGCGGCGCGACGTTCGGCACGCTCGTCCACGCCGTCTTCGAGATCGTCGACACCGCGGCACCCGACCTGGATGCAGAGGTCCTGCGGTGCTGCCGCGACGTGATCGCGTCGACGTTGTCGGACATCGACCCCGCCCAGCTGGCGACGGCGCTGCTGCCCGTGCTGCGGACTCCCCTCGGCGCGGGGGCCGAAACGACGCTCGCCGACATCGCACCCGCAGACCTGCTGGCGGAACTCGACTTCGAACTGCCGCTGGCCGGCGGCGACACGCCCTCGCTCACCGTGATGCTCGACGGCGTCGGCGAGCTGCTGCGCACCCACCTTCCCGTCGACGATCCGCTGCGGTCGTACGCCGACGCCGTGCAGACACTCGAACCGACCCCGCTGCGCGGATACCTCACCGGCAGCATCGACGCCGTGCTGCGACTGCCCGGACCGCGATACGTCGTCGTCGACTACAAGACCAATCGCCTCGCGCAAGGCGACCTCACCACCGCGCACTACACCCGCGAGAGCATGGCCGCCGAGATGGTGCGGGCGCACTATCCGCTGCAGGCATTGCTGTATTCCGTTGCGTTGCATCGCTACCTGCGCTGGCGGCAACCGAACTACGATCCGGCGGTGCACCTCGGTGGCGTCCAGTACCTGTTCGTTCGCGGAATGGTCGGCCCCGACACCCCGCCCGGATGCGGAGTCTTCGACTGGGCACCGCCCGCCGCGTTGATCACCGAGCTGTCCGATCTGCTGTCCGGGTCGGCCTCCGAGCACGAGGGGACGCGATGA
- a CDS encoding GIY-YIG nuclease family protein, whose protein sequence is MATVWTIPIDITSRWLDNSEVQTFLASNDLDNAAPDPRVRFAQFADVTKSLERHIGHTFSSVQGAATALFDGIDGGVPVALKLAALRLILKEVYQTRHAPQPFPKRVGEELGTYVYALLDPRNRSVFYVGAGRGTRVYGYVWEALAENEHRKTLEDPETDTAEVKAATIARIREIYDSGHEVEHYIVAHRIADTGDVAGAVRSGVVGALGLNDGAVLSNLAGGAGEHRAVPVDDLVLQYAAEPVPNLPTPCVVLEVPAASRRGVTPEEVYELSRGAWAAGAAVRNTDDIPVIVFADNIVRAAYRAKSWSSVARPGDAALWRFTGEPDTELESQFVNKRIVPAKVGLKKWPTHGWVPHLTQARPGR, encoded by the coding sequence ATGGCTACCGTCTGGACGATCCCGATCGACATCACTTCTCGCTGGCTCGACAATTCCGAGGTCCAGACTTTCCTCGCGTCCAACGACCTGGACAACGCGGCACCCGACCCCCGGGTGCGGTTCGCGCAGTTCGCGGACGTCACGAAGTCGCTGGAACGGCACATCGGGCACACCTTCTCCTCGGTGCAGGGCGCGGCCACCGCACTCTTCGACGGCATCGACGGCGGTGTACCCGTCGCGTTGAAACTGGCGGCGCTGCGCCTGATCCTGAAGGAGGTGTATCAGACCCGCCACGCGCCGCAGCCCTTCCCGAAGCGGGTCGGTGAGGAACTCGGCACCTACGTCTACGCGCTCCTCGATCCCCGCAACAGGTCGGTGTTCTACGTCGGCGCCGGGCGCGGCACCCGGGTGTACGGCTACGTGTGGGAGGCGTTGGCCGAGAACGAGCACCGGAAGACGCTCGAGGATCCGGAGACCGACACCGCCGAGGTGAAGGCCGCGACGATCGCCCGCATCCGCGAGATCTACGACTCCGGCCACGAGGTCGAGCACTACATCGTGGCGCATCGGATCGCCGACACCGGTGACGTCGCCGGTGCGGTGCGCAGCGGAGTCGTGGGAGCGCTCGGGCTGAACGACGGTGCCGTGCTCAGCAATCTCGCCGGTGGCGCGGGCGAGCATCGCGCGGTGCCCGTCGACGACCTCGTGTTGCAGTACGCAGCAGAACCCGTCCCGAACCTCCCCACCCCCTGCGTCGTCCTCGAGGTGCCCGCCGCATCTCGGCGCGGCGTGACGCCGGAAGAGGTGTACGAACTGTCCCGCGGCGCGTGGGCGGCGGGCGCTGCCGTGCGCAACACCGACGACATCCCGGTGATCGTGTTCGCGGACAACATCGTTCGAGCCGCATACCGTGCCAAGTCCTGGTCGTCGGTCGCACGACCCGGTGACGCGGCGCTGTGGCGGTTCACCGGCGAGCCCGACACCGAACTGGAGAGCCAATTCGTGAACAAGCGCATCGTCCCCGCCAAGGTCGGTCTGAAGAAGTGGCCCACCCACGGCTGGGTCCCGCACCTCACCCAGGCGCGCCCCGGCCGCTGA